The DNA region TCTTTTGTTGGGTCTGCAAGTATATCTTTTAAAGATACTATTTCCTGCAAATTTTTACCTGTTTCTTCTGATATAAAATTGTTTTCTGCAAGGGTTTGTAAGCAGTTAGAAGATAGTTTTAAATTTGCCTGCCTTACAATATGTCGGCATATCCAGTTTATACTATCTATAATCATTACAAGATAATATCTTGTCCTATCTATTGCATAACTACTATTTTTAAACTCTTCTTCTTTATAATTTTGAAATGTTTTCAATTTGTGAAGTGAAGAGTTTATTGCATTAAGGTATTGATTAAATTTTTTTACATTTATATTAATTGCAAATTTAGGCTCTTTTTCTTTAAGTTCTTTTACTACTGTTGCAAGCTCTTTTAAAAATAAATTATCAAGAGTTGTGTATAACTCTTTTGTAAAGCTGTATAATTCTTTGTCTGAATAGCTAAAATTTTCCTGAAATAATTTTTCTCTTAGATGGATTAAATCTAAAAATGTTCTTGTTAATTTTGCAGAAAATAATTGCTCTTCTGTCAGTTTTTGCAAACAATTTTCTTTTATTTTAAGCAAATGACAGGCTACTTTTTCAAGCTCATCATATAAAAGCATTAGATAATATTTAGTTCTATCCGGATACATTGGTGTTTTTATAAATGTTTCTTCTCCAAAATCTATTATCTGTTTTAATTTTTTTAAAGTAGATTTTATCTTTGTTGCCCTCTCATTTAGATATTCTATATCTATCAAATCACTTACCTCAACTTTTGGTATTTTTGCAAAAATGCAAAAGCTACATTAAAATATATGCAGTTTCTACAAATATTTTTAAATGGCATAAAATTTGCATCAATAATTTTAAACTAAATTAATAAGGAAGAGTTAAATGATTTGTCAATTTCAAAGGACTATAAAGAATGAGATTGAGATAAAAGGAATAGGAGTCCATTCCGGTGAGATAACAAAAATAAGATTAATACCGGCAAAAGAAAATGAAGGTATAAATTTTATAAGAAAAGATGTTATCATTCCTGCAAAAATTGAGTATGCCCATTCTTTTGATTTTGCTACATCTTTATATAAAGATGAAGTATCTGTAAAAACAGTAGAGCATCTTTTAGCCGCATTATATTTTACCGGTATAGATAATTTATATATAGAAATAGATAATGAAGAAATGCCTATTTTAGATGGTAGTAGCAAAGGTTTTGTAGATAAAATAAAAGAAGCCGGAATATTAACATTAAATGAAGAAAAAATTTATGCAGTTTTGGATAGATATATAAAAGTAGAACTTGGAGATAAATATATAGAAGCAAAGCCATCTGATAATTTAAAAGTAACATACAAAGCAGAATATAATAACAATATAATAGGGAATAAATCTTTTACTTATGTAGCTGACAACAAAGATTCATTTATGGGAGTTTACACAGCAAGAACTTATTGCTTTTTAGAAGAAGTGGAATATCTCAAAAGTATTGGTCTTGCAAAAGGTGGCTCTCTTGAAAATGCTGTCGTATTTAGTAATGATAAAGTTTTAAATGCAGAAGGGCTTAGATT from Venenivibrio stagnispumantis includes:
- the lpxC gene encoding UDP-3-O-acyl-N-acetylglucosamine deacetylase, translated to MICQFQRTIKNEIEIKGIGVHSGEITKIRLIPAKENEGINFIRKDVIIPAKIEYAHSFDFATSLYKDEVSVKTVEHLLAALYFTGIDNLYIEIDNEEMPILDGSSKGFVDKIKEAGILTLNEEKIYAVLDRYIKVELGDKYIEAKPSDNLKVTYKAEYNNNIIGNKSFTYVADNKDSFMGVYTARTYCFLEEVEYLKSIGLAKGGSLENAVVFSNDKVLNAEGLRFEDEPVRHKVLDLIGDLYLLGYPLIAEILSFKGGHRLNAEFVRTLLSEKAISLKYASEIYNPDKLAVNF
- a CDS encoding DUF86 domain-containing protein, which codes for MIDIEYLNERATKIKSTLKKLKQIIDFGEETFIKTPMYPDRTKYYLMLLYDELEKVACHLLKIKENCLQKLTEEQLFSAKLTRTFLDLIHLREKLFQENFSYSDKELYSFTKELYTTLDNLFLKELATVVKELKEKEPKFAININVKKFNQYLNAINSSLHKLKTFQNYKEEEFKNSSYAIDRTRYYLVMIIDSINWICRHIVRQANLKLSSNCLQTLAENNFISEETGKNLQEIVSLKDILADPTKEIDTAKLYEILINIKDYSMQFLKEVIKKIKGENL